The following proteins come from a genomic window of Nicotiana tomentosiformis chromosome 12, ASM39032v3, whole genome shotgun sequence:
- the LOC104094843 gene encoding WAT1-related protein At5g47470-like isoform X1 — MKGIQKKEVLEDFAMIGGLIGMQFIYAGNSVLASYLMSLGFKPSSLVILSSFATFLILSPFSYFFERSQWPRQMSLKLLIQLLLISFGGVTLFQSLYIKGINLTSPAMATAMPNLAPGLIFLIAWAFGLEKVELRCKYSKVKIVGTLLCITGAILMSLMQSSSNAHIPKKEAQFSLPSPPHDDDADIFNEEKIKGSIYLMAAILVLSSSVVLQATTLGDFPAPISLSAITSFIGMALTVIVELVQEHCLEIGFPLNIRDLIGYSLLAGIVSGACISFNNWAMKKRGPVLVSVFSPIGTVLAVVLSTITLRDSITLGSLAGMFLMFIGLYSVLWAKGKEGYLISSSNSSESDEYDVEKPLLS, encoded by the exons ATGAAAGGAATTCAAAAGAAGGAAGTTCTTGAAGATTTTGCAATGATAGGAGGATTAATAGGGATGCAATTTATATATGCAGGAAATTCAGTATTAGCAAGTTATCTTATGTCATTAGGTTTTAAACCTTCATCCCTTGTAATTTTGTCATCATTTGCCACATTTTTAATCCTTTCTCCATTCTCCTATTTTTTTGAAAG GAGTCAATGGCCAAGGCAAATGAGTTTGAAGTTATTGATTCAATTATTGTTAATTTCTTTTGGAGG GGTGACACTATTTCAATCTTTATACATAAAGGGAATCAATCTGACTTCACCTGCAATGGCAACAGCTATGCCAAACCTTGCACCAGGACTCATCTTTCTCATAGCTTGGGCCTTTGG ATTAGAGAAGGTGGAGTTAAGGTGCAAATACAGCAAAGTCAAAATTGTAGGAACACTATTGTGCATTACAGGGGCAATTCTAATGAGCCTAATGCAAAGTAGCTCAAATGCTCACATACCAAAAAAAGAGGCTCAGTTTTCTTTACCATCTCCACCACATGATGATGATGCTGACATATTTAATGAAGAGAAGATCAAGGGATCAATCTATCTCATGGCTGCAATCTTGGTGTTATCAAGTAGTGTTGTTTTGCAG GCAACAACATTGGGTGATTTTCCAGCACCAATCTCTTTGTCTGCTATAACTTCCTTTATAGGCATGGCATTGACTGTAATTGTTGAGTTGGTTCAAGAACATTGCTTGGAGATCGGATTTCCCTTAAATATCCGCGACTTGATTGGTTATTCCTTACTG GCAGGAATTGTAAGTGGAGCATGCATAAGCTTTAACAATTGGGCAATGAAGAAAAGAGGGCCAGTTTTGGTTTCTGTTTTTAGTCCCATTGGAACTGTGTTAGCAGTTGTTCTCTCTACAATCACCTTAAGGGACTCAATCACTCTTGGAAG CCTTGCTGGTATGTTTTTGATGTTCATCGGTCTGTATTCCGTGCTATGGGCTAAAGGGAAAGAAGGGTATTTGATCAGTTCTTCCAATTCCTCAGAAAGTGATGAATATGATGTGGAGAAGCCTCTTCTAAGTTAA
- the LOC104094843 gene encoding WAT1-related protein At5g47470-like isoform X2 produces MRKKMKISGNTEAIYCRSQWPRQMSLKLLIQLLLISFGGVTLFQSLYIKGINLTSPAMATAMPNLAPGLIFLIAWAFGLEKVELRCKYSKVKIVGTLLCITGAILMSLMQSSSNAHIPKKEAQFSLPSPPHDDDADIFNEEKIKGSIYLMAAILVLSSSVVLQATTLGDFPAPISLSAITSFIGMALTVIVELVQEHCLEIGFPLNIRDLIGYSLLAGIVSGACISFNNWAMKKRGPVLVSVFSPIGTVLAVVLSTITLRDSITLGSLAGMFLMFIGLYSVLWAKGKEGYLISSSNSSESDEYDVEKPLLS; encoded by the exons ATgaggaaaaaaatgaaaatatctgGTAATACTGAGGCAATATATTGCAG GAGTCAATGGCCAAGGCAAATGAGTTTGAAGTTATTGATTCAATTATTGTTAATTTCTTTTGGAGG GGTGACACTATTTCAATCTTTATACATAAAGGGAATCAATCTGACTTCACCTGCAATGGCAACAGCTATGCCAAACCTTGCACCAGGACTCATCTTTCTCATAGCTTGGGCCTTTGG ATTAGAGAAGGTGGAGTTAAGGTGCAAATACAGCAAAGTCAAAATTGTAGGAACACTATTGTGCATTACAGGGGCAATTCTAATGAGCCTAATGCAAAGTAGCTCAAATGCTCACATACCAAAAAAAGAGGCTCAGTTTTCTTTACCATCTCCACCACATGATGATGATGCTGACATATTTAATGAAGAGAAGATCAAGGGATCAATCTATCTCATGGCTGCAATCTTGGTGTTATCAAGTAGTGTTGTTTTGCAG GCAACAACATTGGGTGATTTTCCAGCACCAATCTCTTTGTCTGCTATAACTTCCTTTATAGGCATGGCATTGACTGTAATTGTTGAGTTGGTTCAAGAACATTGCTTGGAGATCGGATTTCCCTTAAATATCCGCGACTTGATTGGTTATTCCTTACTG GCAGGAATTGTAAGTGGAGCATGCATAAGCTTTAACAATTGGGCAATGAAGAAAAGAGGGCCAGTTTTGGTTTCTGTTTTTAGTCCCATTGGAACTGTGTTAGCAGTTGTTCTCTCTACAATCACCTTAAGGGACTCAATCACTCTTGGAAG CCTTGCTGGTATGTTTTTGATGTTCATCGGTCTGTATTCCGTGCTATGGGCTAAAGGGAAAGAAGGGTATTTGATCAGTTCTTCCAATTCCTCAGAAAGTGATGAATATGATGTGGAGAAGCCTCTTCTAAGTTAA